GTTCGTCGACCGGACGGTGAGCGACCTCTCGGGCGGCGAGCGCCAACGGGTGCTCATCGCCCGCGCGTTGGCGCAGGAGACGCCGCTTCTCCTCCTCGACGAACCGACGGCCAGCCTCGACATCAACCACCAAGTGCGAACGCTCGAACTGGTGCGGGAGTTGGTCGGCGAGGGGAAGACGGCCGTCGCCGCCATCCACGACCTGAACCTCGCCGCGCACTACTGCGACGAACTCCTCCTGCTGTCGGGCGGCCGCGTCGTCGCCGCCGGTCCGCCGGAGTCGGTGCTCACGGAAGAGAACCTCGAGGACGCCTTCGGCGCGAACGCAGTCGTCGCACGCCACCCCGTCACGGGGTCGGTGTACGTCACCGCCCTCCCGGACCGACGGGTCGGCGCCGGGGACGGGGCGCGCGGCCGCGTCCACGTCGTCGGCGGGGGCGGCGCCGCCTCGCGGCACCTGTATCTCCTCTCTGCGGCGGGGTACGACGTCTCCGTCGGCGCACTGAACGAGGGCGACACGGACACCGAGACGGCGCGGAGTCTGGGGTTGGAGGCGGTGACCGTCGACCCGTTCTCCCCCGTCGACGAGGCGGCCGAGTCGAGCGTGGCCGACCGCGTCGCCGCCGCGGACTGCGTCGTCGTCGCGGACGTGGAGGTGGGGTCGGGCAACCTCGCCAACCTCCGCGCCGCCGCGGGCGCCGAGCGCCTCGTCCTCGTCGAGGAACGACCGTTCTCCGAACGTAACTACGCGGGGGTGGCGGGCGAGGAGGCGTACCGAAGGCTCCGCGAACGCGGCGTCGTCGTCTCCCCCGAGGAGGTGCTCGCGGCCGTCTCGGACCGACTCGACGGAGGTAGGGGCCAACGGGAGAACGACGGAGACGACGGCGAGAGGGGGGACGACCGCGGAGAGACCGACGCGTCGGTGGACGCGCGCTCGTCGACGTAAGGCGGGAGACGGGCGTTACGACCTTCCCTCTCTTCTTCTCCTCCCGTTCAGTCGCCCGAGACCCTTCGAAATATCATGTTCTTTCCGAAGAGATGATTATCGGGAATAATGTCCTGTCGCTGCCGACGCATTTTTGTGCGCGCGGCCGTTACGTAGGTACGAGCGAGGGTCGGGGCTCCCGTTCTCCCCGACCTGCGACCCCATAATGAGTGACTCCGTCACCGAACGCGCCCGTCAGCGCGTCCCGACCGACTCCCAGGAGCGTCGAACGGAGAACACACGCGACGAGACGGAGGACGAACGCGAGCGACAGGACGACGAGACGCTTCGCTGTCCGGAGTGCGGTTCGACCGACCTCGCCACCGACGAGGGACGCGGCGAGACGGTGTGTGAGGACTGCGGCCTCGTCGTCGACGAGGACGCCGTCGACCGCGGCCCCGAGTGGCGCGCGTTCGACTCGAAGGAGAAAGACGAGAAGTCCCGCGTCGGCGCGCCGACGACGAACATGATGCACGACAAGGGGCTGTCGACCAACATCGGCTGGCAGGACAAGGACGCCTACGGCAACTCCCTGTCGTCGAACCAGCGTCAGAAGATGCAGCGCCTGCGAACGTGGAACGAGCGCTTCCGAACACGCGACTCCAAGGAGCGCAACCTGAAACAGGCGCTCGGCGAAATCGACCGCATGGCCTCCGCGCTCGGCCTGCCCGACAACGTCCGCGAGACGTCGTCGGTCATCTACCGCCGCGCGCTCGAAGACAGCCTGCTACCCGGTCGGTCCATCGAGGGCATCGCGACGGCTTCCCTGCACGCGGCCGCCCGGATGGCGCAGGTGCCCCGGTCGCTCGACGAGGTGGCTCGCGTCTCCCGCGTCGACGAGGACGAGTTCGAGCGAGCGTACCGCTACATCGTCCGCGAACTCTCCCTCGAAATCAAGCCCGCGGACCCGACCGAGTACCTCCCGCGGTTCGCCTCGGACGTGGAGGTGCCCAAGGAGACGGAGCGCACCGCGCGCGAACTGCTGGAGAACGCGAAGCGCGAGAACGTCCACTCCGGCAAATCGCCCGTCGGCCTCGCGGCCGCCGCGCTCTACGCCGCCGCGCAGTTGACCAACGAGGACGTGACACAACACCAGGTCAGCGAGGTCACGGACATCTCGGAAGTGACCATCAGAAACCGCTATCAGGAACTGCTCGAAGCGTGGGACGCGACGCCGTTCGTCGGCGGCGGCGGGTCCGGCGCAGAGGCCTGATCCGCAGAGTCGGTCGGTCGATCGGTGACGAGCGGCTTTCTTCTCTCCGTCGGTTCGTCGGACTAGTTGAGCCGGACGCGACCGCTTTTTGGTGACCGCCCGTCGAGAGGGAGGTATGACCGACATCCGCGAGGGGGTGGTCCTCTGCGGGGGGTACTCCACCCGCTTCGGCGACGGCGACAAGGCGCTCGCCGACCTCGCGGGAACGCCCCTCGTCCGCCGCGTCGCGGACCGCCTCGCGTCCGTCTGCGACCGACTCGTGCTGAACTGCCGGGAGGAACAGGTCGAGGCGCTCCGCGCGGCCGTCGAGGGCTGCGGCGTCCCCGTCGCCGTCGCCGCGGACCCCGTCCCGGACCGCGGGCCGACGGCCGGCATCGCGACGGGTCTCTCGGCCGTCGACTCGACGTACGCCGCCGTCGTCGCCTGCGACATGCCGTTCGTCGACCCCGCGTTCGTCGAATATCTCTTCTCGCGCGCGGAGGGACGCGACGCCGCGGTGCCGCGGCCGGACGAGTGGTACCAGACGACGCAGGCGGTCTACCGGGCCGACGCGATGGCCGCGGCGTGCGAACGCGTCCTGAGTCGAGGAGAGGCGCGCGTCGTCGCCGCCCTCGACGAACTGGACGACTGGGCGACGGTGACCGAAGAAGAGGTGCGGGCGCACGCGACGCCGGAGACGTTCGAGAACCTGAACACCGAGTCGGAGGTGCGCGAGGCGGCGCGGCGGTTCGAGTCGTTCTGACGGGTTCTCCCGACTAATCGCGTTCGACCACGTCGACGACCGGGTCGTCGTGAATGAGTCGCGTCACGAGGACGCGCGGGACCGACGGCGCTCGCTCGAGCACCCGTTCCGCGACTTCTCTCGCCGTCTCGACCGTCTCCTCCGTGTCGGCCATGTTCACGACGGGGACGGCGTCGGCGTCCTCGGGGACGTTCTTCAGGCCGCCGTCGGGGTGGGCGAGGACGTCCGCGACGTGTTTCGGGCGGATTTCGTTCCCCGCGGCGAGGTCGGTGAGTTCGGCGACGCGCTTGGGCCGGTGGACCGCCTCCTCGGTGAGGGGTTGACCGACGACGCGGACGGAGGCGAGGGGGACGACGACCGTGGCGGCGCTCGGAACCGGCGGTTCGCCCTCCTTGGGCGCCTTGAGCAGTCGCGTCCGGGCGCCGTCGCCCTTCACCAGCAGCGGGGTCGCGCCCGCCTCGGCCAGGTCGTCGACGACGTCCGGGTCGTAGCCGAGGTACCGGTCGCTCCGGTCGCCGTCGCGGGCGAGGCCGAGCGGTCGTTCTTCGGCCTCCCGCGCGGCCGAGACGGGGTCGTCGGTGAGGACGGTGCGCTCGACCTTCCCGCCGAACTTCGGCATCTTGACAGTCGCGGTGACGACGGCGTCGGGGAGTTCGTCGGCGAGGGAGTAGAGGAGCGACTTCTTCCCGCCCGCGCCGACGGCGACGAGCACGGAGTCGTCGCCGACGCCGAGGGCGTCGGAGAGCGTTGGCATGGTCGGGGTGACGGGTGGCGTCGGTTTCAACGCCACGGCCCGCCCGTTCGTCTTCGGGGCGGGCGGGGCGGACGGTCGGAGCGAGCGACCGGGCCGTCCAGGGACGCCGAAGCGTCACGCTTACTCGCTCGCGCGGTCAGCATCGGACATGAACGTCCCCTGCGTCCGCGTCCCGACGAGCGAGGGGGAGGCGACGCGGCGCGTCCTCGCGGAACGCGACCTCGTGGACCGCTCCCACGAGATAACCGTCCGCGACGGGTCGCTGTACATCCCCGTGACCGACGCCGCAGCCGCCCGCGCGGAGTTCGACGTAGTCGAGTTCGACGCGGCGGCCCGCGAGACGCAGACGATGCCCGCCGACGTCCTCGGGTTCGACCCGACCTACGAGCGACTCGGCGACGTGGTCATCCTCGACGAGGACGACCCCGACCGCGCCCGGGAGATAGCCGACGCCATCGCCGATTCGGCCCTCCGCGCCCGGACGGTGGTCAACCGCGCCTCGAAGGTGAAAGGCGAACTCCGCGTGCGCGAGTGGGACGTGCTGGTCGGAGAGAGCACGGAGACGGTCCACCGCGAGTACGGCTGTGAGTTCCTGCTGGACATCGCACAGGTGTATTTCTCCCCCCGTCTGGCGACCGAACGGCATCGCGTGGTCGAGCAGGTCGGTGAGGGCGAACGCGCCTTCGACATGTTCGCCGGCGTCGGCCCGTTCGCCGTTCCCATGGCGAAGCGCGGCGCCGAGGTGGTCGGCTGCGACCTGAACGACGCCGCCGTCGACTACCTCCGCGAGAACGCCCGCCGCAACGGCGTCGAAGAGCGCCTGACCGCGGTTCAGGGCGACGTGCGCGAGGCGGCCGCCGACTACGAGGACTGGGCCGACCGACTCGTGATGAACCTCCCGCACAGCGCCGACGAGTTCCTCGACGCCGCCGTCCGACTGGCGGGCGAGGAGTGCGTCCTCCACTACTACGACATCCAGCACGAGGACGACCCGTTCGGTCCCGGCATCGACGCCATCAGAGCGGCCGCGGAACCGGCGTACGACGTGCGGGTGGACACCGAACGCGTCGTGCGGTCGTACGCGCCCCACGAGTACAACGTGTGCCTCGACGTGACGCTCTTCGCGCGCTGATTCGGAAGCCTTTTCTTCGTCATGCGAATACGGTAAGATGCGTTCGATAGCACTCCGCGCCGGTGTAGCTCAGCTGGCAGAGCGATTCCTTCGTAAGGAATAGGCCGAGGGTTCAAATCCCTCCACCGGCTCTTTCTGACGCGAACTACGACGAGGAGCGAAGCGACGAGTCCGTGAGCGTCGAAAGAGACGACGAGGGATTTGAACTAGGGAGCGAACGTCAGTGAGCGACCGTAGTTCACAATCTCCTCCATCGGCGCTTACTTCTCCCGCGAACCTATCTTCGTACACGTACGCGGTGTTCGTGGCTCGTCCCTCATTCGCCGCCACTCAATCCGTACGCGAACGACTCACGGCACGTCGTAGTCGTACTCGAATCGGACGCTCGACTCGTCCACTTCCACGTGCCCGCCCTCGTAGGGAAAGCGGACGTCGACGTCGGTCCGAGAGTTGGTGAACAACGCTTCGAGCGATTCGGGGTCGACCACCTCCGAGACGGGGCGAAGCGACAGGGGGTCGCAGCCTTTCACCTCGGCGACGAGCGTGATAATCTCGTAGAGGACGTTCTCGCGGGACGGTTCTCCGAGCGAGCGTTCCGGCGTACCGGCGCGTGAAGTCTTCCCGGGCATGTGTTCCCATCCATCGTCCGTCGGTCGCGGCGGCGACCGACCGACGACCGTGCGTGGTAGTATCTGTCTCAGGGAGGTAAACATTTCGGCGGATTGAGACGATGGCGGCGGGAGTCGGGCGGTCCGCGTCCCGCCGCGGCAGGACACGGCACTTATCGGGCGGGCCGGCCGAGAGGTGGTATGCTCACCTTCATCGGACTCGGTCTGTACGACGAGCGGTCGATAACGGTCGAGGGGCGCGACGCCCTCGCCGACGCGGACCGCGCGTTCGCGGAGTTCTACACCAGCCATCTCGTCGGCGCGACGGTCGAAGACCTCGAATCGTACCACGACATCGATATCGAGGTGCGGGACCGCGCGGGCGTCGAACAGCATCCCGGGGATATCCTCGACGCCGCCGAGGAGGAGAACGTCGCCTTCCTCACCGCCGGCGATACGATGATATCCACGACGCACGTGGACCTGCGCCTCCGCGCCGTCGAACGGGAAATCGAGACGCGACTGATCCACGGCGTGACCGCGCAGTCGGCCGCCAGCGGCCTGACGGGGCTTCAGAACTACCGGTTCGGGAAGGCGGTGACGCTGCCGTTTCCGTACGCTCACGGCGCCGACGGCGTGCCGAAGAGCGTCACTGACTCCGTCGAAGCGAACCGCGAACGCGGCCTGCACACGCTGGTCTACCTCGACATCAAAGCCGACCGCGAGGAGTACATGACCGGCGACTACGCCGCGGAGATGCTCGCGGAGGACTGGAAGGACGTGTTGGGCGTCGTCGTCGCGCGGGCGGGAAGCGAGGACCCCGTCGTCGCCGCGGACCGACTGTCGGCGCTCGCGGAACGGGAGTTCGGCGACCCCCTGCACATGCTCGTGATTCCGGGCGACGTTCATCACGTCGAGGCCGACGCGCTCCGAGCGCTCGGCGGCGCGCCGGACGACGTCGTGGAAGAAAACGAAGTGTGAACGTGGGAGAGGGGGACGCGAGCGAGGCGTCAGACGCTCCCGCTCCCGCCGCGGCCCGCCTCCTCTAAGTCCAAGGCCTCGCGGAGGTCGTACTCGTCGCCGGTGACCATGTAGAGGACGTCCTCGATTATCGTCAGTAGTTCCGGCACCTCGCGGACGACGAGGTAGGTGATGCCGACCAGCGCGACGACTGCGAGGAACTGGCTGATGATGCGGTCGGAGATGAAGAACGAGACCATGTACGGGTCGCTCGACCCGAACAGCATGAGAATCTCGTCGACGAAGAAGTGCATGTACTGCTCGCCGAACGCGATGGTGATGAACGTCGTGCGGGCGAGGTTCAGCGCGTAGATGATGGGGATGGCGATGGCGAGGGCGCGGGCCTTCCGCCGGAGGGGGGCGTCGACAGCGGCGATGAGGCCGCCGAAGATGGCCATGCTGCCGAGTCCGGTGCAGGCGAGGACGACCGAGACGGTGATGCGGTGGGTACCTTCCATGAACACGAACATGTTGTGGTAGCCGAGGTCGCCGGCGGTCATCTCGGGGTGGTAGCCGAGGGCGTTCACGAAGAACTGGGTCTGAGCCGCGACGGTCTCTATCAGGACGGCCTGCGGGGCCGGGACGGTCAGACCGAAGAGCGTGAGCGCGGGAATCGTCTCGAACGGGAGGTAGATGACGCCCATGGCGGCGACGGCCTTCGAGAGGACGAACAGGCTGTCGCGTCCCGCGTAGAGGAGATAGCCGGCGTAGAGACACGCTGGAACCGCGGCAAGGGAGAGGAACCCCTCGATGTAGCTCTTGTGCTCGAAGGCGAAGTGCGGGACCAACCGGAGCCAAAAGAGGGCGAAGAGGCCCCACGCGGCGGCGGAGACGTACCGCGCCGCGCGGTCGTTCCGGCGGTACAGGAGGGCGCCGGCGACGAAGGTGAGGATCGACGCCCACGCGAGGAAGTCAGACAGCAGTCCGGGCATAGAGGATAGATAGGGATACCGGACTAAATCCCTTGTCATTCCGCGCGTCGGTCAGGTCGGAACGTCCGGACCATCGGGCGCGGCCTTCCGCCCCGACGACCCGACTGACTCGACTGACTCGACCGGCCCGCTATCGGTCGCGGCGGGCCGTCAGCACGGCGAACATCGCGCCGAGGAACAGCGCCGCGGCGGCGGCACCGACGCCGAATCCGGGAACGCCGGTCCCGGTGGCCGTCTCAGATTCCGTTCCAGAGGCAACGACGGGCGCCGCCTCGGTGGTCGTCGGCGACGCGGCGGCGTCCGTGGTCGCTCCCTCGGTCACCCCGTTCACGGGCGACGCCGCATCGACCGCCGTCTCCCGCTCTTCCGCGTTCTCGCCGAACTCGACGCCCGCCGCGTCCCTCCCGTCCGACGGCCCGGCGACCGGACCCGCATCGGCGGTCGACCGCTCCGTCGACGTCGGCGACAACGTCGTCTCGGTCGGGGTCGGCGTCGGGTCGCGGTAGTCGCCGTACTCGGAGTCGTCGTCACCGCCGTCGTCGCTATCGTCGCTCGGCGGGTCCGAGACGACCACCGGTTCGGATCGTTTCTCCGCGCCGGACGGACCGTCGACCGCGAGGACGGCGTAGTCGCCCGCTCCGAGACCGGACGCGTCGAACGCGTAGTCGTACTCCCCGCGACCGTCGAGGACGGCGGCGTCGGCCGCCACCGCGTTCCCGTCGGCGTCCCGGAGTTCGACCGCGACGGACCGCCCGCCCGCGTCGGCCGAGACGGTCGCGGCGACGGTCGCGCCGTCGTCGTTCGTGACCGTCGCGTCGGCCACGCCGACCGTGAGGCCGAGGCTCTCGACGCGGAACGTGGCGTTCCGATTCGCGTCGCCGCCGTAGACGACGTCGTACGCGCCGCGGTCGAGCGTCCCGGTGTCGAGGAGGTACGCCTTGCTGTTCGCCCCGGTCGACTCGGACCGACTAACCGAACCGTCCGCGGCGTCGACGGCGACGCTCGTGTTCGTCCGGTCGGTCAGGACGGCGAGCGTCGACCCCTCGTAGACCGTGTCGTCGTCGCCGGCGCCGGTCGTCACGGCCGCGGACCGGACCGTCGCCGCCTGTTCAGTCGCGTACCGATTCCCCGCGTCGTCGGCGACGTCGTACGCGACCGTCAACTCGTCCGGGGCGGTGCCGTCTACCGTCGCCACGACGCGCCCCCGCGAGACGCTGACGGACTCCGTGAGGTTCGCGTCGCCGTCGACCGTCGACACGTTCAGCGCCCGAACAGCCGAGACGTTCTCGTCGAAGGCGAGTTCCACTTCGGCGTCGGTCCCGTTGTCGTAGCGCACCGCCGACCGGAGTTGGGGTGCGGCGCCCGAGACGACCGTTAGTTGGTCTTGGACGGTTGTATTTGCTTCAATTCCAACGTAGATCGACTCCGATTCAGCAGCTGAAACGTTGTATGTTCCAGCCGAAATATCCGAGATACTCATGTATGGAATGTGGACTTCACTCCCGATACCTCCAGTCTGGTTGCTGTTCGGCTCTGATTTTTCCCAAACACCATTTCCGTTTTTGTCAATCCATACAACGAACTCACCTCTTGTGCTGTCACTATCATATGTCGTGATATCTGTGACCTCAGCAAGAGGACCCGCTTCGATGGTCACCTGCGTCCCGTTGCCCGCCCCGAGGTCGATGTCCGACGCGTCCGCGGCGGCGGTCCCCGTGAACGCGACGGTGCCGGCGACAGTCGAGAAAGTCACTAATACGGCGAACGTGACGGCCCGGAGCCGTTCTGATCTATGTATCATCTGTGATTTTGCACTACCGGCTACGACCGAATCGACTCGCAGAGACGTCTCTAAACCCCCACATGAGGTGTTCTCGAACGACCCCGGCCGCATCGTAGTGTAGTTGCACCGAATATCGGTTCTAATAAAAACTCTTTCTTTCCTGAATTGGAGTGCGGACGAATGCCGCGGTAACGGTTCTGTCGCTCCATTGCAGTCGGTGGAGTCGGTGAGAAGCCGTGGCTATCACGTCCGATAACGTTCCTCGGAACGGGGTCGACGACTCGGCTCGAAGAAAAGCGGGGTCGGACGCGTCCTCAGTCGTCGGTGACGATTTCGATTTCGTGGCCGTCCTGGTCCTTCGTGAACGCGTAGCGGTTGTCGCAGGACTCGGGGTCGCGGTAGTCCTCCGCCTCGCGTTCCATCAGCGTCTCCCACTCCTCGTCGAGGTCGTCGGTTCGGACGGCGAGGTGGCCCCACGCGTCGCCCATGTCGTACGTCTGACCGCCGTAGTTGTAGGTGAGTTCGACGGTCATCGCGTCCTCGGAGGCGTCCTGCGGCGCCATGAAGTAGTTCGCGAAGGAGTCCGACTCCCAGCGACTCGTGTGCTCGTACTCGAACTTGCGGGTCCAGAAGCCGAGGGCGTCGTCGGCGTCCTCGACGCGGATCATCGTGTGGTCGAGGCTCCACTTCGCGCCGTGGTCGCGCTTGACGATCTCTATCTCGTGGCCGTCGGGGTCCTTGACGAACGCGTAGCGGTTGTCGTTCGATTCGGGGTCGCGGTAGTCCTCGACGCCCTCCTCCATCAGTTGGTCGTACGAGGACTGCAGTTCGTC
This Halogeometricum sp. S3BR5-2 DNA region includes the following protein-coding sequences:
- a CDS encoding heme ABC transporter ATP-binding protein, producing MSREGESESRPRPVVRTTDLSVELGGETILDDVDLTVGRGTFVGLIGPNGAGKTTLLETINGSLAPSGGRVDVDGENVHALSSKAASRLVATVPQDTSLTFDFDVRETVRMGRTPHRSRFGGWREDDESAVERALERTRTTEFVDRTVSDLSGGERQRVLIARALAQETPLLLLDEPTASLDINHQVRTLELVRELVGEGKTAVAAIHDLNLAAHYCDELLLLSGGRVVAAGPPESVLTEENLEDAFGANAVVARHPVTGSVYVTALPDRRVGAGDGARGRVHVVGGGGAASRHLYLLSAAGYDVSVGALNEGDTDTETARSLGLEAVTVDPFSPVDEAAESSVADRVAAADCVVVADVEVGSGNLANLRAAAGAERLVLVEERPFSERNYAGVAGEEAYRRLRERGVVVSPEEVLAAVSDRLDGGRGQRENDGDDGERGDDRGETDASVDARSST
- a CDS encoding transcription initiation factor IIB, producing MSDSVTERARQRVPTDSQERRTENTRDETEDERERQDDETLRCPECGSTDLATDEGRGETVCEDCGLVVDEDAVDRGPEWRAFDSKEKDEKSRVGAPTTNMMHDKGLSTNIGWQDKDAYGNSLSSNQRQKMQRLRTWNERFRTRDSKERNLKQALGEIDRMASALGLPDNVRETSSVIYRRALEDSLLPGRSIEGIATASLHAAARMAQVPRSLDEVARVSRVDEDEFERAYRYIVRELSLEIKPADPTEYLPRFASDVEVPKETERTARELLENAKRENVHSGKSPVGLAAAALYAAAQLTNEDVTQHQVSEVTDISEVTIRNRYQELLEAWDATPFVGGGGSGAEA
- the mobA gene encoding molybdenum cofactor guanylyltransferase; its protein translation is MREGVVLCGGYSTRFGDGDKALADLAGTPLVRRVADRLASVCDRLVLNCREEQVEALRAAVEGCGVPVAVAADPVPDRGPTAGIATGLSAVDSTYAAVVACDMPFVDPAFVEYLFSRAEGRDAAVPRPDEWYQTTQAVYRADAMAAACERVLSRGEARVVAALDELDDWATVTEEEVRAHATPETFENLNTESEVREAARRFESF
- the yqeC gene encoding selenium cofactor biosynthesis protein YqeC, yielding MPTLSDALGVGDDSVLVAVGAGGKKSLLYSLADELPDAVVTATVKMPKFGGKVERTVLTDDPVSAAREAEERPLGLARDGDRSDRYLGYDPDVVDDLAEAGATPLLVKGDGARTRLLKAPKEGEPPVPSAATVVVPLASVRVVGQPLTEEAVHRPKRVAELTDLAAGNEIRPKHVADVLAHPDGGLKNVPEDADAVPVVNMADTEETVETAREVAERVLERAPSVPRVLVTRLIHDDPVVDVVERD
- a CDS encoding class I SAM-dependent methyltransferase gives rise to the protein MNVPCVRVPTSEGEATRRVLAERDLVDRSHEITVRDGSLYIPVTDAAAARAEFDVVEFDAAARETQTMPADVLGFDPTYERLGDVVILDEDDPDRAREIADAIADSALRARTVVNRASKVKGELRVREWDVLVGESTETVHREYGCEFLLDIAQVYFSPRLATERHRVVEQVGEGERAFDMFAGVGPFAVPMAKRGAEVVGCDLNDAAVDYLRENARRNGVEERLTAVQGDVREAAADYEDWADRLVMNLPHSADEFLDAAVRLAGEECVLHYYDIQHEDDPFGPGIDAIRAAAEPAYDVRVDTERVVRSYAPHEYNVCLDVTLFAR
- a CDS encoding HalOD1 output domain-containing protein, which encodes MPGKTSRAGTPERSLGEPSRENVLYEIITLVAEVKGCDPLSLRPVSEVVDPESLEALFTNSRTDVDVRFPYEGGHVEVDESSVRFEYDYDVP
- the dph5 gene encoding diphthine synthase, with the protein product MLTFIGLGLYDERSITVEGRDALADADRAFAEFYTSHLVGATVEDLESYHDIDIEVRDRAGVEQHPGDILDAAEEENVAFLTAGDTMISTTHVDLRLRAVEREIETRLIHGVTAQSAASGLTGLQNYRFGKAVTLPFPYAHGADGVPKSVTDSVEANRERGLHTLVYLDIKADREEYMTGDYAAEMLAEDWKDVLGVVVARAGSEDPVVAADRLSALAEREFGDPLHMLVIPGDVHHVEADALRALGGAPDDVVEENEV
- the artA gene encoding archaeosortase A codes for the protein MPGLLSDFLAWASILTFVAGALLYRRNDRAARYVSAAAWGLFALFWLRLVPHFAFEHKSYIEGFLSLAAVPACLYAGYLLYAGRDSLFVLSKAVAAMGVIYLPFETIPALTLFGLTVPAPQAVLIETVAAQTQFFVNALGYHPEMTAGDLGYHNMFVFMEGTHRITVSVVLACTGLGSMAIFGGLIAAVDAPLRRKARALAIAIPIIYALNLARTTFITIAFGEQYMHFFVDEILMLFGSSDPYMVSFFISDRIISQFLAVVALVGITYLVVREVPELLTIIEDVLYMVTGDEYDLREALDLEEAGRGGSGSV
- a CDS encoding VOC family protein yields the protein MSGVLDHVMMRVEDLDESLEWYTTHLDYEEKGRWEADTFTNVFLGPEDAGEDDALLELTYNHDDRTYEMGDAWGHIAVRVPEDELQSSYDQLMEEGVEDYRDPESNDNRYAFVKDPDGHEIEIVKRDHGAKWSLDHTMIRVEDADDALGFWTRKFEYEHTSRWESDSFANYFMAPQDASEDAMTVELTYNYGGQTYDMGDAWGHLAVRTDDLDEEWETLMEREAEDYRDPESCDNRYAFTKDQDGHEIEIVTDD